From a single Paenibacillus sp. FSL W8-0426 genomic region:
- a CDS encoding helix-turn-helix domain-containing protein: protein MRSNWFRRLLLSYLPVFFIVTTILFFIFFQVFNEQNRREALKANEFLASQVTQYLDNSLRSIDFKVLREMLTNSTLKNYYAGYGGGDVYADIQAMEAIDELKIEYPLIDSIYLVRNTDDTVFSNGKRVAVADFPDAGFIRDSREADIQKWVGARAFKAFPSQAAKQVVTLIRGASNGAGLIVVNVDLATLRKSIMQMYDPEFTFVHIYNNQGGNLWDGAMGERSAVKAASGEVFSEFTSSYSGWKVQTGLNNGKIVKFALKFYDIWFVFALAVVLTGVIWVIYVTRRNYKPLQQIVTLIETVASQKQPAPGVNQAKENEFRFIHATLERMIEQSRHYQEEHEENLILHKKYLFQELLEGTSEFSAEELAAGMRRFNLPEPGTRWSVMAVEIDRYARFTAEYHLQDQSLLKFVLSSMLQENARKEGMEVWAEWIAGHRLYAIAWLPEGVLLEDAEQRLLSGYMEQVGQYLNFTVTIGVGRVAVDLRGLRASFKEAVRTLDYKAVLGLNRIIPCSDVPDSTNDVYEFLKTISSLVQAMRLSDGDWEKHFDRLFEQIRASVLSRQEIMNTVQLLFQHYNREFAELPREYHELWAEVFGGLLPRLEEWETEEDLRLLCLEGFRELARRMNELRCSKKHGTNILEIRKYIEENYSNPDLSLNYLSDLFDINPKYLSKLFKDEIGEKFVDLLISQRIEKAKQLMQETDKAIQEISEEVGYTNYNSFNRAFKNVVGMAPSDYRKAI, encoded by the coding sequence ATGAGGAGCAATTGGTTCAGACGTTTGCTGTTGTCGTATTTGCCCGTGTTTTTTATCGTGACCACCATTTTGTTTTTTATCTTTTTCCAGGTGTTCAATGAACAGAATCGGAGGGAAGCCCTCAAAGCCAATGAATTTCTGGCCTCGCAGGTGACCCAATACCTGGACAATTCGCTGCGGTCGATCGATTTCAAGGTATTGCGCGAAATGTTGACCAACAGCACCCTCAAAAATTATTACGCCGGCTACGGCGGCGGGGATGTCTATGCGGACATTCAGGCGATGGAGGCCATTGACGAGCTGAAAATCGAATACCCGCTAATCGATTCCATCTATCTCGTTCGAAATACGGACGATACGGTGTTTAGCAATGGAAAGCGGGTTGCGGTCGCCGATTTTCCCGATGCCGGTTTTATCCGGGACAGCCGCGAAGCGGACATTCAAAAATGGGTCGGTGCCAGAGCGTTCAAGGCGTTTCCGTCCCAGGCGGCCAAACAGGTCGTCACCTTGATCCGGGGAGCCAGCAATGGTGCCGGACTCATCGTGGTCAATGTGGACTTGGCCACCCTGCGCAAATCGATCATGCAGATGTATGATCCGGAGTTCACGTTCGTTCATATCTATAACAACCAGGGAGGCAATCTGTGGGATGGAGCAATGGGTGAGCGATCTGCCGTCAAAGCAGCATCCGGCGAAGTATTCTCGGAGTTTACGTCCAGCTACAGCGGATGGAAGGTCCAAACCGGGCTGAATAACGGCAAAATCGTCAAATTTGCCCTGAAGTTTTACGATATCTGGTTTGTGTTTGCGCTGGCCGTGGTGTTGACCGGCGTGATCTGGGTGATTTACGTCACCCGTAGAAATTACAAGCCGCTTCAGCAGATCGTTACGCTGATCGAGACGGTGGCCTCGCAGAAGCAGCCTGCGCCGGGGGTCAACCAGGCGAAGGAAAACGAATTCCGTTTCATCCATGCCACGCTGGAGCGCATGATCGAGCAATCCAGGCATTATCAGGAGGAACATGAGGAGAACCTCATTTTGCATAAAAAGTACCTGTTCCAGGAGCTGCTCGAAGGCACTTCCGAATTTTCCGCAGAGGAATTGGCCGCAGGCATGCGCAGGTTCAACCTGCCCGAGCCGGGAACGCGGTGGTCCGTCATGGCGGTGGAGATTGACCGCTATGCCCGCTTTACTGCCGAGTACCATCTTCAGGATCAGTCGCTCCTGAAGTTCGTCCTGTCGAGCATGCTGCAGGAGAACGCCCGCAAGGAAGGCATGGAAGTATGGGCAGAGTGGATTGCGGGGCATAGGCTGTACGCCATTGCATGGCTGCCGGAAGGGGTGCTGCTGGAGGATGCGGAACAGCGGCTTCTCTCAGGGTACATGGAGCAGGTGGGCCAATATCTGAACTTTACGGTCACGATCGGCGTCGGGCGGGTGGCTGTTGATCTGCGCGGCTTGCGCGCCTCCTTCAAGGAGGCGGTCCGTACACTCGATTACAAAGCTGTGCTTGGTCTTAACCGGATTATCCCTTGTTCGGACGTTCCGGACTCGACCAACGACGTCTACGAGTTCCTGAAAACCATCTCTTCGCTGGTGCAGGCCATGCGGCTGTCCGATGGCGATTGGGAGAAGCATTTCGATCGGTTGTTCGAGCAGATCCGCGCTTCGGTTCTGTCCAGGCAGGAGATCATGAACACGGTCCAGCTGCTGTTCCAGCACTACAACCGGGAATTCGCTGAGCTTCCCCGCGAGTACCATGAGCTTTGGGCCGAAGTGTTCGGAGGTCTGCTGCCGCGGCTGGAGGAATGGGAGACGGAGGAGGATTTGCGCCTGCTGTGCCTGGAAGGATTCCGGGAGCTTGCACGGCGGATGAACGAGCTGCGCTGTTCCAAGAAACACGGGACGAACATTTTGGAGATTCGAAAGTATATCGAGGAGAATTATAGCAATCCGGACCTTTCTCTGAATTATTTGAGCGATCTGTTCGATATCAATCCGAAGTACCTGAGCAAGCTTTTCAAAGACGAAATCGGGGAGAAGTTCGTCGACCTGCTGATCAGCCAGCGGATCGAGAAGGCCAAACAGCTGATGCAGGAAACCGACAAAGCTATTCAGGAAATCAGCGAGGAAGTAGGGTATACCAACTACAACTCCTTTAACCGGGCATTCAAAAACGTGGTCGGCATGGCGCCGAGCGATTACCGTAAAGCTATTTGA
- a CDS encoding glycoside hydrolase family 3 N-terminal domain-containing protein: MDYRDASRPVPERVQDLLGRMTTEEKIGQLIQPMGWKAYAKEADGTVQVTEAFKQDVADGGVGSLYGALRADPWTEVTLETGLSPRQGAEAMNEIQRYAIEHSRLGIPVLFGEECSHGHMAICATVFPVPLLVGSTWNPALYRQMSEAIALETRSQGGAVTYSPVLDVVRDPRWGRTEECFAEDPYLIGELAVAAVEGLQGERLDSPHTIAATLKHFAAYGSSEGGRNAAPVHMGMRELHEIDLLPFKKAVEAGACSVMTAYNEIDGVPCTSSTYLLNDVLREQWGFEGVVITDFGAIQMLVHGHNTAENGEQAAAQALRAGVDMEMSGYMFRKHLKQALEQGFMAEHDLDQAVSRVLELKFRLGLFEQPFVDPAFAERVIGCEAHKELARQVAREGIVLLKNENGTLPLAKKGYTLAVIGPNANHVYNQLGDYTSPQPKGKVVTVLEGIRANLASLGEDAAEVLYAPGCRIKGESREGFAQALDAAEQADAIVMVMGGSSARDFGEGTIDLRTGASVVTDDPWNDMECGEGIDRSSLSLTGVQLELVQEVHKLGKPVIVVYINGRPIAEPWIDEHAHAILEAWYPGQEGGNAIADILFGDANPSGRLSVSVPKHVGQLPVVYHARRTRGKRYLEMELAPQYPFGFGLSYTTFDYANIRVTPEVIGPDEEAELHVDVTNSGTVAGMEVVQLYVTDVTASVTRPELALGGFTKIELEPGQTRTVTLKVGFEQLSLVDSQLRRIVEPGEFRLKAGRHSQDGIECTLRVRNKGGEA; this comes from the coding sequence ATGGACTACAGAGATGCTTCACGTCCGGTACCCGAGCGGGTGCAGGATCTGCTCGGGCGCATGACGACCGAGGAGAAGATTGGGCAGTTGATCCAGCCGATGGGCTGGAAAGCGTACGCCAAAGAGGCGGACGGCACCGTGCAGGTGACGGAAGCATTCAAGCAGGACGTGGCGGATGGAGGAGTCGGGTCGCTCTATGGCGCGCTTCGTGCCGATCCGTGGACCGAGGTGACGCTGGAGACCGGACTTTCGCCGCGCCAGGGTGCGGAGGCGATGAACGAGATTCAGCGATACGCGATTGAGCATTCCCGGCTCGGCATTCCCGTTCTCTTCGGCGAAGAATGCTCGCATGGTCACATGGCGATCTGCGCAACCGTGTTTCCCGTACCCTTGCTGGTCGGGAGTACATGGAATCCTGCGCTGTATCGGCAAATGAGCGAAGCCATCGCACTGGAGACGCGCAGCCAGGGAGGGGCGGTGACTTATTCGCCGGTGCTTGACGTGGTACGTGATCCACGCTGGGGCCGTACCGAGGAGTGCTTTGCCGAGGATCCTTACCTTATTGGGGAGCTGGCTGTGGCTGCCGTCGAAGGTTTGCAGGGCGAGCGTTTGGATTCTCCGCATACCATTGCGGCGACGCTGAAGCATTTCGCGGCCTACGGCAGTTCGGAAGGCGGGCGCAACGCGGCACCCGTACATATGGGCATGCGGGAGCTGCATGAGATCGACCTGCTTCCGTTCAAAAAAGCGGTGGAAGCAGGCGCCTGCTCCGTCATGACGGCGTACAACGAAATCGACGGCGTGCCTTGCACATCAAGCACATATCTGCTGAATGACGTTTTGCGCGAGCAATGGGGATTCGAGGGTGTGGTTATCACGGACTTTGGCGCGATCCAGATGCTGGTGCACGGCCACAACACGGCGGAGAATGGCGAACAGGCCGCAGCTCAGGCGCTGAGGGCGGGTGTGGACATGGAAATGTCGGGATATATGTTCCGTAAGCATCTGAAACAAGCGTTGGAGCAGGGATTTATGGCTGAGCACGATCTGGATCAGGCGGTGAGCCGCGTGCTGGAGCTGAAGTTCAGATTGGGACTGTTCGAGCAGCCGTTCGTCGATCCCGCCTTTGCGGAACGGGTCATCGGCTGCGAAGCGCACAAGGAGCTGGCTCGGCAGGTGGCCCGGGAAGGCATAGTATTGCTGAAAAACGAAAACGGCACGCTTCCCCTCGCTAAAAAAGGGTATACACTTGCCGTCATCGGTCCGAATGCCAACCACGTTTATAATCAACTCGGCGATTACACCTCGCCTCAGCCGAAGGGAAAGGTCGTTACCGTACTGGAGGGCATTCGCGCCAACCTGGCGTCGCTCGGGGAAGATGCGGCCGAGGTGCTTTACGCGCCGGGCTGCCGCATCAAGGGCGAATCGCGCGAAGGGTTCGCTCAAGCGCTTGACGCTGCGGAGCAGGCCGATGCCATCGTGATGGTCATGGGCGGCTCCAGCGCCCGGGACTTCGGCGAAGGCACGATTGATTTGAGAACGGGGGCCTCTGTCGTTACAGACGACCCTTGGAACGACATGGAGTGCGGCGAGGGCATCGACCGCTCTTCGCTCAGTCTGACGGGCGTTCAGCTGGAGCTGGTGCAAGAGGTACATAAGCTCGGCAAACCCGTCATTGTGGTGTACATCAACGGTCGGCCGATCGCAGAGCCGTGGATCGACGAGCACGCGCATGCGATTCTGGAAGCATGGTATCCCGGACAGGAGGGCGGAAATGCCATCGCGGACATTTTATTCGGGGATGCCAACCCCTCCGGCAGGCTCAGCGTGTCCGTTCCGAAGCATGTCGGCCAGCTTCCGGTGGTGTACCATGCCAGACGAACCCGTGGCAAACGGTACTTGGAGATGGAACTTGCACCGCAATATCCGTTCGGTTTCGGGCTCAGCTACACCACGTTTGACTACGCTAATATCCGGGTGACGCCCGAAGTGATCGGACCGGACGAGGAAGCAGAGCTTCATGTAGACGTGACGAACAGCGGCACCGTTGCCGGAATGGAGGTCGTTCAGCTCTATGTCACGGACGTTACCGCCTCCGTTACGCGACCTGAACTGGCGCTGGGGGGATTCACCAAGATTGAGCTTGAACCTGGACAGACACGGACTGTTACACTCAAGGTCGGCTTTGAGCAGCTCTCGCTCGTGGACTCGCAGCTGCGCCGCATCGTGGAACCGGGTGAGTTCAGGTTGAAGGCAGGCCGTCATTCGCAGGATGGAATCGAGTGCACGCTGCGTGTACGGAACAAGGGGGGAGAAGCATGA
- a CDS encoding alpha-mannosidase, whose translation MIRIHRFIQDMEQSRWLDCIELPQWQVQRTKYVVPAEYEDEQEAAALEDITALQGVHGTTYRLGTTLDIPPEWEDGAIGLVFETRGEGLLRVNGQPYHGLDRNHGFVPLPRSRTGMNPLLEVELYDPIPEPHDPLNRQATINPPIRGIRAALVHVNRPLQSLMYSVKVLAESLRELPEADLKRGRLIQAVHRIMDEMYDNPERWSDAGWVGEFEHTLALAVQEVDPEPARSGFMHLIGQSHIDVAWLWPVRETVRKTSRTFSTMCALMDEYPDFVYSQSQPQLYAFAKEHYPELYERVKARIAEGRWELVGGMWVEPDLNIPSGESLVRQMLYGQRFYEAEFGKRSKIEWLPDTFGYCASLPQLLKQAGISYFMTTKLNWNDTNVFPHDLFEWVGIDGTSVLSYLNHGVNEHTRPKDVAEHWQSYRQKGVHPEQLLLYGHGDGGGGVTSEMVEMAEKAAFMVGQPVSRFSTAASFFEGITERQPELPQWHGDLYLELHRGTYTTHARNKRSNRKAEVLYREAEVWGQLAGLSSAATSMAIPKERVSSAAVHGADPAQLKSKLDEGWKLIMLNQFHDIIPGTSIPEVYVTSAQEYAQVFELGTSALTGALDNIAGQIATDGAEGQPYIIFNSMGWERNEVIEITLDSSIPEMAAYDQEGHRLEGELVRSEGVHKLMIHVTGIPAFGYTTLWLRQADRSVASGESDRVVGSDHAGDTGNSVPSRWETDEYVLEFNEAGEITRWYDKSLQREWLKPGELANELQLFHDRPTYWDAWDIDPRFESQRADRARLISSEVVRQGGVQDVLRFRWELGASKIEQDIVLCRHQRRVDFRTRVQWAESHKLLKVAFSVDLVATRATYEIPFGALERSSHANTSWEQAQFEVCGHRWADLSEGNGGVSLLNDCKYGYDIKKQTLRLSLLRAPKWPDEHADQGEHEFTYSLLPHAGDWREAGVVRRAMELNHPVHVVAAEQHAGIMPGVYAYFRFDSKHVILDTVKAAEDGLGTILRFYESSGGRETVELRLPQTSIRACTVNLLEDEGEELFCQDGVLRLAFKPYEVRSVKLMPMH comes from the coding sequence ATGATCCGCATTCATCGTTTCATTCAGGATATGGAGCAGAGCCGCTGGCTTGATTGCATTGAGCTGCCACAGTGGCAGGTGCAGAGGACCAAATACGTTGTTCCAGCCGAATATGAAGACGAGCAAGAGGCGGCTGCCTTGGAGGACATTACGGCGCTGCAAGGCGTTCATGGCACGACGTATCGACTGGGCACTACATTGGATATTCCGCCGGAGTGGGAGGATGGCGCGATTGGCTTAGTTTTTGAAACCCGAGGCGAAGGATTGCTGCGAGTGAACGGCCAGCCGTATCACGGCTTGGACCGGAACCATGGCTTTGTGCCATTGCCAAGAAGCCGGACCGGCATGAATCCGCTGCTTGAGGTGGAGCTTTACGATCCGATTCCGGAGCCCCACGATCCCTTAAACCGGCAAGCCACGATCAACCCGCCGATCCGCGGCATCCGCGCAGCGCTCGTACACGTCAATCGCCCGCTGCAGAGCTTGATGTACAGCGTAAAAGTGCTCGCCGAATCGCTGCGCGAATTGCCGGAAGCCGACCTGAAGAGGGGCCGCTTGATCCAGGCCGTGCATCGGATTATGGATGAGATGTACGACAATCCGGAACGCTGGAGCGACGCAGGCTGGGTCGGCGAGTTCGAGCATACGCTCGCTCTTGCCGTACAGGAGGTGGACCCGGAGCCAGCCCGTTCCGGATTCATGCATCTGATCGGGCAATCGCATATCGACGTCGCTTGGCTGTGGCCGGTACGCGAAACGGTGCGCAAAACCAGCCGCACCTTCTCGACGATGTGCGCCCTGATGGACGAGTATCCGGACTTCGTCTACTCCCAGAGCCAGCCGCAGCTCTATGCCTTTGCGAAAGAGCATTATCCTGAGCTGTACGAACGCGTCAAGGCCCGGATTGCCGAGGGGCGATGGGAGCTTGTCGGCGGCATGTGGGTCGAGCCGGACCTGAACATTCCGAGCGGTGAATCGCTGGTGCGCCAGATGTTGTACGGACAGCGATTCTACGAGGCCGAGTTCGGCAAGCGGTCGAAGATCGAGTGGCTGCCCGATACGTTCGGATATTGTGCGTCCCTGCCGCAGCTGCTGAAGCAGGCAGGCATTTCCTACTTCATGACGACCAAGCTGAATTGGAATGACACGAATGTTTTTCCGCATGACTTGTTCGAGTGGGTAGGGATTGACGGTACGTCTGTGCTCTCCTACTTGAACCACGGCGTGAATGAGCATACGCGCCCGAAAGATGTGGCGGAGCATTGGCAGTCCTACAGGCAGAAGGGAGTTCATCCCGAGCAGTTGCTCCTATACGGGCATGGCGACGGCGGCGGCGGGGTCACGAGCGAAATGGTGGAGATGGCTGAAAAAGCCGCCTTTATGGTGGGTCAACCTGTCAGCAGGTTCAGCACGGCCGCTTCATTCTTCGAAGGCATAACAGAGCGGCAGCCGGAATTGCCGCAGTGGCATGGCGATCTTTATTTGGAGCTGCACCGCGGAACGTACACGACGCATGCACGGAACAAACGCAGCAACCGCAAAGCGGAGGTGTTGTACCGGGAAGCGGAAGTGTGGGGCCAACTCGCGGGTCTCTCGAGCGCTGCCACATCAATGGCCATCCCAAAAGAGCGCGTCTCGAGCGCTGCCGTTCACGGAGCAGACCCGGCACAGTTGAAAAGCAAGCTGGATGAAGGATGGAAGCTGATCATGCTGAACCAGTTCCATGACATTATTCCGGGAACATCGATTCCCGAGGTTTATGTGACATCGGCGCAAGAATACGCTCAGGTCTTTGAACTGGGAACGTCGGCCTTGACGGGCGCACTGGATAATATTGCAGGGCAAATCGCCACCGATGGTGCAGAGGGACAGCCGTATATTATTTTCAACAGCATGGGCTGGGAACGAAATGAAGTGATTGAAATCACGCTGGATTCATCGATTCCGGAAATGGCTGCCTATGATCAGGAGGGGCATCGTCTTGAAGGCGAGCTTGTTCGGAGCGAAGGCGTGCATAAGCTGATGATTCACGTGACTGGCATCCCGGCATTTGGATATACAACGTTGTGGCTGCGCCAAGCCGACCGATCTGTAGCATCCGGTGAATCGGACCGTGTGGTCGGTTCGGATCATGCCGGCGATACCGGCAATTCCGTCCCTTCGCGTTGGGAAACGGACGAATATGTGCTCGAATTCAACGAGGCGGGCGAGATTACCCGCTGGTATGATAAATCGCTGCAGCGCGAGTGGCTGAAGCCCGGTGAGTTGGCGAACGAGCTGCAGCTGTTCCATGACAGGCCCACGTATTGGGATGCATGGGACATCGATCCCCGGTTCGAGTCGCAGCGCGCCGATCGGGCACGTTTGATCTCCAGCGAGGTCGTTCGACAGGGCGGCGTGCAGGATGTGCTGCGCTTCCGATGGGAGCTGGGCGCATCCAAGATCGAGCAGGATATCGTGCTGTGCCGCCATCAGCGCCGCGTCGATTTCAGGACGCGTGTGCAGTGGGCGGAGAGTCATAAGCTGCTGAAGGTAGCTTTTTCCGTAGATTTGGTAGCGACCCGGGCGACCTACGAAATTCCGTTTGGCGCGTTGGAGCGGTCAAGTCATGCCAATACAAGCTGGGAACAGGCGCAATTCGAGGTATGCGGCCATCGCTGGGCAGACCTTTCCGAAGGCAATGGCGGGGTCAGCCTGCTGAATGATTGCAAATACGGCTATGACATTAAAAAGCAGACGCTCCGGTTGTCGCTGCTGCGGGCTCCGAAATGGCCTGACGAACATGCCGATCAAGGGGAGCATGAGTTCACCTACTCCTTGCTGCCACATGCGGGAGATTGGCGTGAGGCGGGCGTGGTGCGCCGCGCCATGGAACTGAACCATCCGGTGCACGTGGTCGCTGCGGAGCAGCATGCAGGTATAATGCCCGGCGTATACGCGTATTTCCGCTTTGACAGCAAACACGTCATTCTGGATACGGTCAAAGCGGCCGAGGACGGCTTGGGAACGATTTTGCGTTTCTATGAATCTTCCGGTGGCAGGGAAACCGTGGAGCTGCGCTTGCCCCAAACATCGATAAGAGCGTGTACAGTCAATCTGCTGGAGGATGAGGGCGAAGAACTCTTTTGTCAGGACGGAGTGCTTCGACTGGCATTCAAGCCGTATGAGGTGAGGTCAGTGAAACTGATGCCAATGCACTAA